The following coding sequences lie in one Rutidosis leptorrhynchoides isolate AG116_Rl617_1_P2 chromosome 4, CSIRO_AGI_Rlap_v1, whole genome shotgun sequence genomic window:
- the LOC139839743 gene encoding oxygen-dependent coproporphyrinogen-III oxidase, chloroplastic-like — MISSISSTSSFQLHTSSTPLQTLALTNSISTSSTSFTRRIPKFRNPNSHKTLTIKASSHMIEKEQAETHRPDTFLRESDGGVAATSDGGSVRGNFEKMIRDAQDSVCAAIEAADGGGKFKEDVWSRPGGGGGISRVLQDGAVWEKAGVNVSVVYGVMPPEAYRAANPKDAENGNFKPGPVPFFAAGISSVLHPKNPFAPTLHFNYRYFETDARKDAPGAPRQWWFGGGTDLTPAYIFEEDVKHFHTVQKNACDKFDPSFYPRFKKWCDDYFYIKHRNERRGLGGIFFDDLNDYDQEMLLSFATECANSVVDAYIPIIERRKDTPFTQQNKEWQQLRRGRYVEFNLVYDRGTTFGLKTGGRIESILVSLPLTARWEYDHQPEEGSEEWKLLDACINPKEWI, encoded by the exons ATGATCTCATCGATATCTTCCACCTCATCATTCCAATTACACACTTCTTCCACGCCTTTACAAACCCTAGCTCTAACCAACTCCATTTCCACTTCATCAACATCATTCACCCGCAGAATCCCTAAATTTAGAAACCCTAACAGCCACAAAACCCTAACAATTAAAGCATCATCACACATGATCGAAAAGGAACAAGCCGAGACTCACCGGCCGGACACCTTCCTCCGGGAATCCGACGGCGGCGTTGCGGCGACCAGTGATGGCGGTTCGGTTAGAGGAAATTTTGAGAAGATGATCAGAGATGCGCAGGATAGCGTTTGTGCTGCGATTGAAGCGGCTGATGGTGGTGGTAAGTTTAAGGAAGATGTGTGGTCAAGGCCTGGCGGTGGTGGTGGAATCAGTAGGGTTTTGCAAGACGGCGCCGTTTGGGAGAAAGCTGGTGTTAATGTTTCTGTTGTCTACGGTGTTATGCCACCTGAAGCTTATAGAGCTGCTAATCCTAAGGATGCTGAAAATGGAAATTTCAAACCTGGACCTGTTCCATTTTTTGCTGCTGGTATCAGCTCT GTTTTACATCCAAAGAATCCTTTTGCGCCAACATTGCATTTCAATTATCGTTATTTTGAGACTGATGCTCGAAAGG ATGCTCCGGGTGCACCGAGGCAGTGGTGGTTTGGTGGTGGTACCGATTTGACTCCTGCTTATATATTTGAGGAAGATGTCAAGCATTTCCATACG GTACAAAAAAATGCTTGCGACAAGTTTGACCCGAGTTTTTACCCACGGTTCAAGAAATGGTGTGATGACTATTTCTACATCAAG CACCGAAATGAGAGACGAGGTCTTGGAGGCATATTTTTCGATGATCTAAATGACTACGATCAAGAAATGCTTCTCTCATTTGCCACAG AGTGTGCCAACTCTGTTGTTGATGCATATATACCAATAATAGAAAGGAGAAAGGATACCCCGTTCACACAGCAAAACAAGGAATGGCAACAACTGCGTAGAGGCAGATATGTGGAATTCAACTTG GTGTATGACCGAGGAACAACATTTGGTCTCAAAACTGGAGGTCGGATTGAAAGCATTCTTGTTTCTTTGCCATTAACAGCCAGATGGGAATATGATCAT CAACCAGAAGAGGGTAGTGAAGAATGGAAACTTTTGGATGCGTGTATTAACCCGAAAGAGTGGATCTAA